A stretch of DNA from Megalops cyprinoides isolate fMegCyp1 chromosome 17, fMegCyp1.pri, whole genome shotgun sequence:
GATTTGTCATCTCTCTCATCGGACTTGTGGGCAACCTCATTCTTATAGTGTCCATTCTCAAAATCCCCCACCTCAAAACCTTTGAGATATTCCTTCTGGGACTGGCTGTGTCTAACCTGGAGGGAATCTTGATCGTGGATATTTATGacttcattatcattatcaagTCCTGGACATCCTCCCTGAGCATGTGGTCCTGTAACACTCTGAGGTCCTTGACAGTGACTGGAGAAACAGCGACGATACTCTTCACTATGCTCATCAGTGTTTTCCGCTACCAGAAGTTACGGGATGTTGAGACTCGTGTTAATCTGCCTGTTGCTATGGACAAGGTGCGCACAGCACTGGCAATGAGTGGCAGCAGTATGCTTCTGGCTGTCCTCTTTGGAATGCCCGTCTATGCCATGAACCTAGACGGACACATGCTGAACTACACACGCAATGACAGCTGCCCCCCAGACTTCTTTCAGTGCCCCAAAAACTACTGTCCTGTATTGAACAGGGCCTACAAGTACCTCTTCCTCCTAATTTGCATCCTGCTACCCCTCTTTG
This window harbors:
- the LOC118791872 gene encoding dopamine receptor 2; its protein translation is MGLKIEIFTFRFVISLIGLVGNLILIVSILKIPHLKTFEIFLLGLAVSNLEGILIVDIYDFIIIIKSWTSSLSMWSCNTLRSLTVTGETATILFTMLISVFRYQKLRDVETRVNLPVAMDKVRTALAMSGSSMLLAVLFGMPVYAMNLDGHMLNYTRNDSCPPDFFQCPKNYCPVLNRAYKYLFLLICILLPLFVVTVTSCFIIRILRFRQRAVAPPPVRPTHHHGKKTSAFQRSTTAVLAAMIIFQLDWTVYLVLHLVLDPYSFSSWSETEFFITTTYSTISPYIYGMGNNLFSVKHF